GACAACTCTGCAAACGAATAGGTCGAGGCGATAAAGCGGACCGTAGAGAGACGTTCTTCCAGAAACAGTTCAAAGGAATGCTTGGTTTTGCTGACCAGGACCAGGACCGGATTGATAATTTCATTCTTGAGGCCGGCTTGATATTGATAGTGATTGATGGCCGCCATGAATGTAAGGGGAACAATGGTGACCACCATCATCAAGATGACGATATTGCGGCGCAGGACGATATAGCGGTCCGGCGAGGCGCTGGTATCGTCATATTTTAAAAAACTTTTGGCAAACCGCTCCCACCACTTTTCAAGAAACATTTTTTCCTCTTTTCCCCATGAGAAAAACCGCAACCCCTTTTATCGAAAGCCGTTATAATATGTCAAAAATATTTTCCGATAGCAATATCTTTAAGATATTGGAAGACCGCCGGCCCCTCACCGGCCGCCTTTACTTTTCCATCCGTCGCCTGGAGCAAAATATCGGCGCGTTGCCTGTCCAGCGAACTGATGGTTTCTTCCATGTATTTCAAATGGTTGTCAGCAGGACGGTAGATCACGGCCGGGCCAAATAAAATCTCCCCGTTTTCTGTTGTTGTCCGTTTGCCGGCAATCTCAAGGGTGCCGACAGATAAATGCCGGGGAGGGAGGCTGAAATCCAGCAGCTTGTAAAAAAGCGACAGGCACAGGCGGACCCCATCCGGATCGTTGATTTCCAGCGCGATGCGGCCGTCTTCCGCAATCGCTTCCAAATCGGACCTGTTCAGTGTCAGATCCAGCGCGTCAACGCATTCCTGGTGAACGGCCGCAACAGAATCCGTTTTTTTACAAACGACCACGTCGCTGTCGCTGAGTATTTTAACGGCATTGCGGATATTGATCATTTCCTTGATCGTGGGACTTTTACGCAAGACCACATCCGCAATCCCGGTGGCGTAAATGGCCAGTTCGTTGTCCAGAACCAGAATCCGCATGGCGCCGGCGGGGTTTTGTTTGATATAGAGGTCTAAATCCCGTTGCCGCTCATATTGATAGGAAGCGATATCCAGGAGCTGCCGCATGGATGTTTTGTCCACCCGGGTACCATTATCCTGTTTTTTCAAAGACAGCCGTACGTTTTCCGCCAGTTGATCGATTTTTATTTTTTTGATTATATTTTCTTTAAATGACACGGGCGCCCCTTTGCATCGTTTTCGCAAAATCTTATCACAGCCTCAATGACATGTAAATAAAACCCTGGACCCGGAAAGAGACCAACGATCGGCACCTGTTTGACTTTCCCATACGATTCATATATTAGGGTCTTCCAATGGTTTCTGTTTTATAATAACGGCCCTCCCGTATTTTCGTTAAACCCGGACAGCATCCATGCGGACAAGTGTCGGATTGGTTCCTGAACACTCTATTTACAGCTACGGAGATACGCCTGAATAAGGAAATGACTATTTAAAGGAAGCGATATGACGGAAAAAGTAAAATTGGTGATCGGTGACAAAACCTATGAATTAAAGCTGACTGAAGGTTCGGAGGGTGAAAAGGCAATTGATATTACAAACCTGCGACAGATGACCGGTATGATAACGCTGGATCCCGGGTTTGCCAACACCGGCAGTTGTGCCAGCGCCATCACTTACGTGGACGGGGAAAGGGGAATTCTGCGATATCGCGGCATTCCCGTCGAACAACTGGCTGAGTATTCCAGTTTCAGAGAAACGGTTTACCTTTTAATAAACGGGAAGTTGCCGACCCGGTCCCAGCTTAACCGCATGTCCATGCTGCTCAACGATCACTCGCTGGTGCATGAGGACATGCGTAATTTTTTTGAAAGTTTTCCCAGGGGTTCACACCCCATGGGGATACTGTCCTCCATGGTGACCGCCATGCGCAGTTTTTATCCGGAACTGCAGATTAACGAAGAAGAAATCAACAGCACCGTTACGCGTCTACTTTCCAAGGTGCGGACACTGGCGGCCATGTCGTATAAAATATCCCGGGGACACAAGGTCGTCTACCCGCGTCCGGATCTTTCATACTGCGCCAATTTTCTGAATATGATGTTTGACAGTCCGGTCCGGCCGTATCGAATCGACGAAGACATCGTAAAGGCGTTGAATACCTACTGGATTCTGCATGCCGACCATGAACAGAACTGTTCGACCTCCGCCGTCCGCGTTGTCGGCAGCGGCCGGGTGAACCTGTATGCCGCTATTTCAGCAGGGATAGCAGCCCTGTGGGGGACGCTTCACGGCGGCGCCACCCAAGCCGTGATTGAAATGCTGGAGGAACTCCATCGCAACGGCGGGTCGGTGGATCGGATTATTGCAAGGGCCAAAGATAATAATGATTCGTTTCGGCTGATGGGGTTTGGACATCGGGTTTACAAGACCTATGACCCCCGGGCAAAAATCATGAAGGAAATGTGCGATAAAATTCTGGAAAAATTGAAAACCCACGACCCCCTGCTGGACCTGGCAAAGGATCTGGAGGCTGCCGCCCTGAACGATGATTATATTGTGGAGAAAAACCTTTACCCCAACGTCGATTTCTACAGCGGCATTGTTCTAAGGGCGATCGGCATACCCACCAACATGTTCCCGGTCATGTTTGCCATCGGCAGACTGCCCGGCTGGATTGCCCAGTGGAAAGAGAGCGTGGATGACCCCATGTGGAAACTCAACCGACCCCGCCAGGTATATATCGGGCCGAAGGAGTTGCATTACACGCCGATGGATGAACGCTAATATCGCGCCCGACCGGCGGGCTTTTAGGACTTCGGTTGTGATTTTCCAGGCAACACCAGATTCAGCAGAACCCCCAGTATCCCGGCAAGACCGATCCCCTTAATGGAAAACTCACCGGCTGAAAAAGCCATTCCACCGATTCCAAAGACCAGTATCAGTGCCACAATCGACAGGTTGCGGGGTTCCAAAAGATCCTCACCGGCTTT
This region of Desulfobacterales bacterium genomic DNA includes:
- a CDS encoding citrate synthase, producing MTEKVKLVIGDKTYELKLTEGSEGEKAIDITNLRQMTGMITLDPGFANTGSCASAITYVDGERGILRYRGIPVEQLAEYSSFRETVYLLINGKLPTRSQLNRMSMLLNDHSLVHEDMRNFFESFPRGSHPMGILSSMVTAMRSFYPELQINEEEINSTVTRLLSKVRTLAAMSYKISRGHKVVYPRPDLSYCANFLNMMFDSPVRPYRIDEDIVKALNTYWILHADHEQNCSTSAVRVVGSGRVNLYAAISAGIAALWGTLHGGATQAVIEMLEELHRNGGSVDRIIARAKDNNDSFRLMGFGHRVYKTYDPRAKIMKEMCDKILEKLKTHDPLLDLAKDLEAAALNDDYIVEKNLYPNVDFYSGIVLRAIGIPTNMFPVMFAIGRLPGWIAQWKESVDDPMWKLNRPRQVYIGPKELHYTPMDER